TAAGTGCATTCGCCAGGATGGAAATAGAACCGGAGATGAGGCGTGTGCTTGGTCAATCGCCGTGCGGTAATGATTGCACGCCGAAGAAAACCGATGCGTAAATCGATGGTATTGTTATGAAATCACATTCCACTTGGCGAGATAGTTCTTTCGCAGCCGAGCCTCCGCTGCTACCGGACACCCTATGACCCGGCTTTTCGCCCGCTCCCTCTTGCTTCAGCTAATCACGCTGTGCACTGCATTCGGTGTGCTGTGGGCTCCGGTGGCGGAAGCGGCCGAATGCGCGGGGGAGCCTCCGGTAGCATCGCAGTTCGAGCAACACGACGAGCCCGGCGATGATGATCGTGGCCTGGAGAAGCACGGCGCCTGTGCTCATGGCCATTGCCATCATGCTTCGCAGGCTGTCGGGCGGTCATCTGACGTCTTTGCCTTTGGCTCGGTCATGGGTGCCCTGCGCGCTGGCGACCAGCCCTCTTTTGCGTCCAATTTGACCGAACTGGCAACGCCCCCTCCTCGCGGCTGACGTTCGCCGCGCGTCGGACCTGTTTTCCGATGCCGAACTGAACGTCAGAAGAGGAATACCCATCCATGTTCGCCATATCGTGGCGAGCAGCCCCCCTCTGGGGGCTGATACTCGCCCTGTCCACGGGACCTGTCAGCGCGCAGGACCCGCGTGTCGTCACGCTCGACGACGCCCTTGAACTCAGCGGGGTCGCCGCTGAGGCCGATACCGCCACCACCAACCCCCGCCTCGTGGGGCCCCGCGCTGAAACAGACGCGGCGGTCGCGCTTGTCGATCAAGCCCGTCTCCGGCCTAATCCCGAAGTGTCCTTTGAGGTCGAGAACGTCGCTGGCAGCGGGGCATTCTCGGGTCTCCAGTCTACCGAATATACGCTCTCCGTCGGCCAGCGTTTGGAGCTCGGCGGCAAGCGTTCTGCCCGGGTCGATGCGGCTGAAGCCCAGGCGGAACTCGCATCCCTCAGGGCCGATCTGACCACGGTCGAACTCGGCCAACTGGTGCGCGAGCGATACCTCACAGCTGTTGCCGCAGCTGCCAGGGTCGAACTTGCGCAGGATGTGGTCGCGCGCAATGAAGAACTGGCGCGTATAGCTGGCGTCCTTGTGGAAGTCGGCCGCGAGCCGCCTCTGCGCGCGCTGAGAGCGGATGCAGCCCTCGCCGAAGCGCGCGCACATCTGGTCGAGGCCGAGGCGGAGAGCCTGTCGGCTCGAACTGCGCTCGCCGCTCTATGGGCGGGCGGTGAAGCGCCGCTCGTTCCGGCGGAATTTCCGAATGTTCTTCCGCCCGCCTCCCTAATGGCCGGGGCGACGGAAAGTCTGACCTACAGGGTCGCGCGTGCCGAAAGCACGGCTGCTGCAGCGGAAATTGAGCGGCAGCGAAGTCTGCGTATTCCGGATCCGACAGTCTCCGCGGGCGTGCGGCGCTTCGGGGAAAGCGGCGACAACGCCTTCCTCGTCGGTGTTTCGATCCCGCTTCCCTTTCGGGATCGCAACCAGGGCAACGTTGCGGCTGCCGAGGCTCTTTTGCGTGCAGCGAACGCTCGCGAAGCCGTGGCCCTCGCCGACTACGAGCAGGCGGTCGCCACCGCCCGGGCGAGGTATCTTGGTGCCGAAGCGCGCGTCGACACCCTGTCGCAAACATCGCTCCCGCAGGCGGAGGAGGCGCTGCGCCTCGTGAGCATCGGATATCGCAACGGCCGTTTCCCCCTGATCGAAGTTCTCGCTGCCGCCGAGGCGCGTGACACGATCCGCGAGGCGCTCATCGCCGCCCGCGAACAGAGGGGCCTGGCCGCAGCCGAACTGATCGGGCTGGCCGCACAATGAAAGATACATCCATGACACGCAGAAATCTGGCGATCCTCGTCGGTATCGTAATCGCGATCGGCGCGCTGACGCTGATCTTCTGGCCGACCGCCAAAGTCGACGTCCATACGGAGGAGGAAGCGGAGGCGGAGACACCCGAGGGGGTGGTCACGCTGAGCGAGGAGCAGATCAGCGAGGCCGCGATACAGCTGACCGCCGTGCGGTCTGGCGCCGCTGTCGAGCTCGTCTTCCCGGCGACCGTCGCTGCAAGCCCCACCGCTTCCGCGCGGATCGACGCCCGTGCTTCTGGCGTCGTTCGCTCGGTGGGCAAGACGCTCGGCGACTATGTGTCGCGCGGGGAAACCGTCGCCCGCATCGAAAGCGCGGACGCTGCGGCTCTCGCCTCGCAGCTCAGTGCCGCGCGTGCGCGGGTGGGCGAGCTGTCGGCCGCCTACGAACGCGAACGGCGGTTGTTCGAAGCAAACGTCACCGCCCGCCAGGACCTGGAAGCCGCGCAAGCCAATCTCAGCGTAGCGCGTTCGGAATTGCAACGGGCGCAGGCGGCGGTAGCAGCAGCCGGTGTCAGCGGTGATGGGCGATCGCTGGCAGTCACCTCTCCTCTGGCCGGCAGAATCACCGCGGCACCCATTGTGCTCGGAGCCTTCGTGAACGCCGGCGAGGAGCTTTACAGCGTGGTCGATCCGAACGGGCTTCAGATCGAGGTGGCGCTCCCTTCCGCTGAAGCCTCCCGCATCCAGCCTGGTGACGAGGCCGTGCTGGTCGTCGGCGATGGCCGCGAAATTGGCGCCCGGGTGCGTTCGGTCACGCCTTCTCTCGATCCTGAAAGCCGCAGTGCCACTGCGGTCCTGTCGTTGTCGCGCGGTATTCCTGGCCTTCAGCCGGGCGCGTTTCTCCAGGCGCGGATCAGACCTTCGGGTGAGATCGACCGCGACCGCATCGCGGTGCCGGAGGACGCTATCCAGGTGGTCGAGGGGCGCGATGTCGTTTTTGTCCGGACGAAGACCGGGTTCCAGGCCCGCGAGGTCCAAGTCGGAACTCGGTCTGCGGGCATGGTGACAATTCTCTCCGGCCTCCAGGAGGGATGGCGGATCGCTGTCGCCAACGCCTTCCTGCTCAAGGCCGAACTCGGGAAGGAGGGCGCCGAACATGGTCACTGAGACACGGCCCACGCCCGAGGTGGGAAACCACACCGGTTCGGCCAGCCATCGCCACGGTTTGATCGGGGCTATCCTCGACATCGCCGTGCGGTTCCGCTGGGCGGTCATCGTCCTCACCGTCTTCGCCGCGATCTACGGCGCCATGAACCTTTTGCGCCTGCCGATCGATGCGGTGCCGGACATCACCAACACGCAGGTGCAGATCAACACCAGCGCGCCCGCGCTCTCCCCGTCGCAGGTGGAGACGCAGGTGACATTCCCCATCGAGACCGGGCTTGCCGGGATCGAGGGGCTCGAGATGACCCGCTCGATCTCGCGTAACGGCTTCAGCCAGGTCACCGCGATCTTCGAAGAAGGCACCGACATCTACTTCGCACGGCAACAAGTGAACGAACGGCTAGCCCCGATCGGTGCGTCGCTGCCGGAAGGAGCGGAGCCCACGATGGGACCGATCTCGACCGGCCTGGGCGAGGTGCTCATGTATACGATCGAATACGAGTATCCGGGAGGTCGCGATGCGCCCAAGGGTGGTCGAACAGGCTGGCAGTCGGACAGGAGCTTCATCACCGAACGCGGTGATCGCCTCGACACCGAGGTCGCCAAGGCAGCCTATCTTCGCACGGTGCAGGACTGGGTCGTTGCTCCGCTCATGCGCTCCATCGACGGTGTTGCCGGGGTGGATTCGATCGGCGGCTATGAGAAGCAGTTTCTGGTCCAGCCCGATCCTGCTCGTCTCACCGGCTACGGCCTGTCGTTCGACACCCTGATCGATGCTCTGGAAGCGGCGAACCTCGCCGAAGGCGCCAACTTTGTCGATCGTGCCGGAGAGGCTCTGCTCGTCCGCGTCGATGCGCGGCTTGGGGGCACCCAGGACATCGAACAGGCGGTGGTCGCGACCCGCGAGGGTGTTCCGATCCGGATAGGGGATGTCGCCTCGGTTCGCATCGGCGGCGATCTGCGAACCGGTGCTGCCTCGCTCAATGGAGAGGAGGCGGTCGTGGGCACGGTCCTCATGCGCAGCGGCGAGAACAGCCGCACCGTGGCTGCCGCCTCGGCTGAGCGACTGGAAGAAGTCCGCGCCTCGCTCCCTGCCGGAGTGGTCGCCGAGATCGTCTACAACCGCTCGTCGCTCGTCGATGCGACCATCGCCACGGTCGAGAAGAATCTCGTCGAGGGCGCGCTTCTGGTGATCGCAGTCCTGTTCCTGATGCTCGGCAATATCCGTGCTGCGATCATCGCCGCATTGGTCATTCCGATATCCATGCTGATGGCCGCCGTGGGAATGAACAGGCTTGGAGTCTCCGGCAACCTGATGAGCCTCGGGGCACTGGACTTCGGGCTTATCGTCGATGGCGCCGTTATCATCGTCGAGAACAGCGTCGCGCGGCTCGCCGCCAGGCAGCACCGTGAAGGTAGATTGCTCAGCCTCGGCGAACGGCTGACGGAGACACGGCTGGCTGCACAGGAGATGATCAAGCCGACCGTCTACGGTCAGGCGATCATCCTCTTGGTCTATGCGCCGCTTCTCACCTTCACGGGGGTCGAGGGCAAGACGTTCTCGCCAATGGCCATCACGGTCATGCTGGCACTCGCCTCCGCCTTCGTGCTGTCCCTGACCTTCGTGCCGGCGATGATCGCGGTGCTCCTCAATCGCAAGCTGACCGAGAAGGAGGTCAAGCCCGTTCGGATGGCGAAGGAACGCTATGGCCCGGCAGTGCGCCGCGCCATCGCACGTCCCTGGCCGGTGATCGGTGCGGGCGCCGGACTCTTCGCCGTAGCGGCTTTCGTGTTCACCCTTCTCGGCAGTGAGTTCACACCGCAGCTGGATGAGCGCGACATCGCGGTTCAGTCGCTGCGGATACCGTCGACTTCGCTCGAGCGCTCGCTCGCCATGCAGAGACAGGTGGAGGACAGGCTCGAGACCTTCCCGCAGGTGGAGCTGGTCTTCTCGCGCACCGGCACGGCCGAGGTCGCGAGTGATCCGATGCCGCCGAACGCGTCCGACGCCTACGTGATCTTGAAGCCGCGCGAAGAGTGGCCCGATCCCGACCTGTCGAAGGATGAACTCGTCGCGCAGATGGAGGAGTCGCTCAGCGGTCTGGTGGGCAACCTCTACGAGTTCAGCCAACCCATCGAACTGCGCTTCAACGAGCTGATCGCGGGTGTTCGCGGCGACGTGGCGGTCAAGCTCTACGGAGACGACCTGACCGCACTGACCCGGTCAGCCGGAGAAGTGGCCGAGGTGCTGCGCGGCGTCGAGGGTGCTGCAGACGTCAAGGTCCAGCAGGTCACTGGCTTTCCTACGCTGGACATCGCCTTCGATCGTCCGACGATCGCCCGATACGGTCTGACCGTGGAGGAGGTCGCGCAATCCGTTGCCATCGCGCTGGGTGGTCGGCCAGCGGGGCTGGTATTCGAGGGTGACCGCCGGTTCGATGTCGTCGTGCGGCTCGAGGATGCGACCCGGGACGATTTCGATCAGCTCGGAGCTCTTCCCATAGTCCTCGAAAGCGGGGTCACGGTTCCGCTTCGCACACTGGCGGATTTCCAGGTGGTCGATGGTCTCGCGGAGGTTCGCCGGGAGCAGGGTCGCCGACTGGTGATCGTGTCGGCGAACGTGCGCGAGCGCGATCTCGGCTCGTTCGTCGAGGAGGCTCGCGCAGGCGTCTCCGAGAACGTCGGATTGCCGGCCGCCTCCTTCATCGAATGGGGCGGACAATACCAGAACCTCCAGGCCGCGCAGGCAAGGCTCGCCCTCGTCGTTCCGGTCTGCTTCGCGCTGGTGCTGCTGCTCCTGTTCATGGCGCTCGGCGGATGGGTGCCAGCGCTGGCGGTGTTCAGCGCGATCCCGATGGCGCTGGCAGGCGGGGTCTTCGCGCTTGCCCTACGGGGGATGCCGTTCTCGGTGTCGGCCGCAGTGGGGTTCATCGCCCTATCGGGGGTCGCGGTATTGAATGGCCTCGTGATGATGACCGCGATACGCCAGCGCCTCGACAAGGGAATGCCTCTCGATGAGGCGATCTCCGATGGCGCACTGGCGAGGCTGCGACCGGTGCTGATGACAGCCTTGGTGGCCTCGCTCGGCTTCGTGCCGATGGCCCTTGCGACCGGCACGGGCGCGGAAGTCCAGCGTCCGCTCGCCACTGTCGTGATCGGCGGATTGATTACCGCGACCGCGCTCACGCTCTTCGTCCTGCCCGCGATCGCGCGGCTCGTGCTCAATCGATCGGACGATGAGCGCAGCTGGCGCGAGAAGTGGTGGGATCGCCTGCGTCGAAACGTGACCAGCGACGAGCAGCGCGAACTGACGGACATCGCATGATGGTCCGGGAAAGGAGAATACGATGTTGAAGATAGACGAAGAGAACGGACTGCTGCGGATACGCGCGAGTGGCCAACTCGAAAGCTCGGACTACGATGACTTCGTGCCTCGGTTCGAACAGCTTGTCGGGCGAAAGCCCGGCAAGCTGCCGATTGTAATCGAACTCGCGTCCGATTTTGCAGGCTGGGATCTGCCCGGACTATGGCGCGATCTCAAGTTCGACGCGCGTCATCAGGACAGCTTCGGCAGGATCGCCATCGTCGGCGATGCGAAATGGGAAGAGTGGGGCACCAGACTCTCCGATCCGCTCTTCCGCGCCGAAATGAAATTCTTTGAATCCTCCCAGCATCAGGTTGCCGAGAGCTGGGTCCGCTCCGGGGAGGACACGGCATGAGTGGTGACCATGATATCGATCTCGGTTCGGCCGGGAAGCGCCGGACGCTGTGGGTCGTGCTCTGGCTGAACGTTGCGATCGCAATCGGGTTTTTCGTCGTCGGCTACTTCGCGGACTCGAACGCGCTCTTGGCGAACGGGCTCGACAACTCGTCCGACGCGATAGTCTATGCGCTCAGCCTGCTCGCGCTGGCCCGCTCGCGCATCTGGCAGCGTGGTGCGGCGCGGTTCTCCGGGGTCATGCTCTTGGTGTTCGCGGCAGGTGTCATTGCCGATGCCGTGCGTCGGTTCGTGGAAGGCTCGGAGCCAGGTGGATTTATGATGCTCGCGATGGCGGCAGTCGCAGCCGTGGTGAACCTTATCTGCCTGCGGATGCTCCAGCGGACGGAGGACAAGGACGTCAGCATGCGCGCAGCGACGACCTTCAGCTTCAATGATTTCATCGCCAATGGCGGGATCATCATCGCAGGCATCGTCGTGATGCTTACCGGCGCTAATTGGCCCGACCTGGTGGTAGGCGTCGCTGTGGCATGCATTGCCCTTTATGGCGGCATCCAGATCCTGCGCGATGCCCACATGGATATCCATGACGAGGAAGGAAGCGAGCATCGGAAGGGGGATCAGTTCCGGACATGAGCAATCAACACACACATGGTGGGCATGGCGGCCACAGCCACGGCGAGGAGAACCTGAGCGATCGCCAGCTGATCTTCGCGGTCGCGATCAACGTCCTGCTCACGCTCGCTCAGATCGTCGGCGGGATAGTCTCGGGTTCGCTCGCTCTCATTGCCGACGCCCTTCACAACTTCAGTGACGCCGCCTCGCTCGGCCTCGCGTGGTTCGCCCGAAGGATCGGCAGGCGTCCCGCCGACAGACGGATGACGTTCGGTTATGCGCAGGGCGAGGTCGTCGCTGCGCTCATCAACCTGACGACGCTGCTCATCATCGGCTTCTATCTGCTCGTGGAAGCGATCAACCGCTTCGCCGATCCGCAACCAATCGAAGGATGGACGGTGATCGCCGTTGCGGGCGTGGCATTGGTGATCGATCTGGTGACCGCTTTCATCACCCACCGCGGCGCCAAGGACAGCATCAACATGAAGGCGGCGTTCCTGCACAATGTGTCCGATGCCATGGCCTCTGTCGGTGTGATCGTCGCAGGGGTCCTGATCCTGCTATACGATCTCTACGTGGCCGATCTGGTCATCACCGTCATCATCGCCGCCTATGTGATCTGGCAGGGGCTTTCGTTAATGCCGCGCACGGTTCGCCTGCTTATGGGTGCGGTGCCAGATGACGTCGAGCTGCAAGAAATCATGGACGAACTCGAGGCGATCGATGGGGTCGAGAGCATCCACCATCTGCATGTCTGGAACCTGGGAGAGCACCGCCGTGCTCTCGAAGTGCATATCGTGCCATCCAGCCCGTCACTCGAACGGTTCGAAGACCTGAAGCGAACGGTGCGACAGCACGTCTCCTCTCGTTTCAACATCGAGCATGCAACGCTGGAAGCTTGCCTAGCAGCGGACTGCGATGAAGGGTTGATAGCCCAAGCCGGGCATTCTGGAAGGTTCTGAGGAAGGCGACGGGGCGCTCGAGT
This sequence is a window from Alteriqipengyuania flavescens. Protein-coding genes within it:
- a CDS encoding efflux RND transporter permease subunit yields the protein MIGAILDIAVRFRWAVIVLTVFAAIYGAMNLLRLPIDAVPDITNTQVQINTSAPALSPSQVETQVTFPIETGLAGIEGLEMTRSISRNGFSQVTAIFEEGTDIYFARQQVNERLAPIGASLPEGAEPTMGPISTGLGEVLMYTIEYEYPGGRDAPKGGRTGWQSDRSFITERGDRLDTEVAKAAYLRTVQDWVVAPLMRSIDGVAGVDSIGGYEKQFLVQPDPARLTGYGLSFDTLIDALEAANLAEGANFVDRAGEALLVRVDARLGGTQDIEQAVVATREGVPIRIGDVASVRIGGDLRTGAASLNGEEAVVGTVLMRSGENSRTVAAASAERLEEVRASLPAGVVAEIVYNRSSLVDATIATVEKNLVEGALLVIAVLFLMLGNIRAAIIAALVIPISMLMAAVGMNRLGVSGNLMSLGALDFGLIVDGAVIIVENSVARLAARQHREGRLLSLGERLTETRLAAQEMIKPTVYGQAIILLVYAPLLTFTGVEGKTFSPMAITVMLALASAFVLSLTFVPAMIAVLLNRKLTEKEVKPVRMAKERYGPAVRRAIARPWPVIGAGAGLFAVAAFVFTLLGSEFTPQLDERDIAVQSLRIPSTSLERSLAMQRQVEDRLETFPQVELVFSRTGTAEVASDPMPPNASDAYVILKPREEWPDPDLSKDELVAQMEESLSGLVGNLYEFSQPIELRFNELIAGVRGDVAVKLYGDDLTALTRSAGEVAEVLRGVEGAADVKVQQVTGFPTLDIAFDRPTIARYGLTVEEVAQSVAIALGGRPAGLVFEGDRRFDVVVRLEDATRDDFDQLGALPIVLESGVTVPLRTLADFQVVDGLAEVRREQGRRLVIVSANVRERDLGSFVEEARAGVSENVGLPAASFIEWGGQYQNLQAAQARLALVVPVCFALVLLLLFMALGGWVPALAVFSAIPMALAGGVFALALRGMPFSVSAAVGFIALSGVAVLNGLVMMTAIRQRLDKGMPLDEAISDGALARLRPVLMTALVASLGFVPMALATGTGAEVQRPLATVVIGGLITATALTLFVLPAIARLVLNRSDDERSWREKWWDRLRRNVTSDEQRELTDIA
- a CDS encoding cation diffusion facilitator family transporter, with translation MSGDHDIDLGSAGKRRTLWVVLWLNVAIAIGFFVVGYFADSNALLANGLDNSSDAIVYALSLLALARSRIWQRGAARFSGVMLLVFAAGVIADAVRRFVEGSEPGGFMMLAMAAVAAVVNLICLRMLQRTEDKDVSMRAATTFSFNDFIANGGIIIAGIVVMLTGANWPDLVVGVAVACIALYGGIQILRDAHMDIHDEEGSEHRKGDQFRT
- a CDS encoding SpoIIAA family protein; protein product: MLKIDEENGLLRIRASGQLESSDYDDFVPRFEQLVGRKPGKLPIVIELASDFAGWDLPGLWRDLKFDARHQDSFGRIAIVGDAKWEEWGTRLSDPLFRAEMKFFESSQHQVAESWVRSGEDTA
- a CDS encoding TolC family protein is translated as MFAISWRAAPLWGLILALSTGPVSAQDPRVVTLDDALELSGVAAEADTATTNPRLVGPRAETDAAVALVDQARLRPNPEVSFEVENVAGSGAFSGLQSTEYTLSVGQRLELGGKRSARVDAAEAQAELASLRADLTTVELGQLVRERYLTAVAAAARVELAQDVVARNEELARIAGVLVEVGREPPLRALRADAALAEARAHLVEAEAESLSARTALAALWAGGEAPLVPAEFPNVLPPASLMAGATESLTYRVARAESTAAAAEIERQRSLRIPDPTVSAGVRRFGESGDNAFLVGVSIPLPFRDRNQGNVAAAEALLRAANAREAVALADYEQAVATARARYLGAEARVDTLSQTSLPQAEEALRLVSIGYRNGRFPLIEVLAAAEARDTIREALIAAREQRGLAAAELIGLAAQ
- a CDS encoding cation diffusion facilitator family transporter; translated protein: MSNQHTHGGHGGHSHGEENLSDRQLIFAVAINVLLTLAQIVGGIVSGSLALIADALHNFSDAASLGLAWFARRIGRRPADRRMTFGYAQGEVVAALINLTTLLIIGFYLLVEAINRFADPQPIEGWTVIAVAGVALVIDLVTAFITHRGAKDSINMKAAFLHNVSDAMASVGVIVAGVLILLYDLYVADLVITVIIAAYVIWQGLSLMPRTVRLLMGAVPDDVELQEIMDELEAIDGVESIHHLHVWNLGEHRRALEVHIVPSSPSLERFEDLKRTVRQHVSSRFNIEHATLEACLAADCDEGLIAQAGHSGRF
- a CDS encoding efflux RND transporter periplasmic adaptor subunit; translation: MTRRNLAILVGIVIAIGALTLIFWPTAKVDVHTEEEAEAETPEGVVTLSEEQISEAAIQLTAVRSGAAVELVFPATVAASPTASARIDARASGVVRSVGKTLGDYVSRGETVARIESADAAALASQLSAARARVGELSAAYERERRLFEANVTARQDLEAAQANLSVARSELQRAQAAVAAAGVSGDGRSLAVTSPLAGRITAAPIVLGAFVNAGEELYSVVDPNGLQIEVALPSAEASRIQPGDEAVLVVGDGREIGARVRSVTPSLDPESRSATAVLSLSRGIPGLQPGAFLQARIRPSGEIDRDRIAVPEDAIQVVEGRDVVFVRTKTGFQAREVQVGTRSAGMVTILSGLQEGWRIAVANAFLLKAELGKEGAEHGH